From Pseudonocardia autotrophica, one genomic window encodes:
- a CDS encoding bifunctional nuclease family protein, producing the protein MSEMRVVGVRVELPANQPILLLRETNGDRYLPIWIGSVEATAIALEQQGVKPARPLTHDLLKDVIGALGRRLEQVRVTDLQEGTFYAELIFDGGVTVSARPSDSIALALRTGVPVHADESVLAEAGLVIPDEQEDEVEKFREFLDSVSPEDFRGAQPG; encoded by the coding sequence ATGAGCGAGATGCGCGTCGTGGGCGTCCGGGTCGAACTCCCGGCGAACCAGCCGATCCTGTTGCTGCGGGAGACGAACGGTGATCGCTACCTCCCGATCTGGATCGGATCGGTCGAGGCGACTGCCATAGCTCTCGAGCAGCAGGGGGTGAAGCCGGCCCGGCCACTGACCCACGATCTGCTCAAGGACGTCATCGGGGCGCTGGGGCGGCGGCTGGAGCAGGTACGGGTGACCGACCTGCAGGAGGGCACCTTCTACGCCGAGCTGATCTTCGACGGCGGCGTGACGGTCTCCGCACGGCCGAGCGACTCGATCGCGCTGGCACTGCGGACCGGAGTCCCGGTGCACGCCGACGAGAGCGTGCTGGCCGAGGCCGGGCTCGTCATCCCCGACGAGCAGGAGGACGAGGTCGAGAAGTTCCGCGAGTTCCTCGACTCGGTGTCGCCGGAGGACTTCCGCGGAGCCCAGCCCGGGTGA
- the fgd gene encoding glucose-6-phosphate dehydrogenase (coenzyme-F420) yields MDLKIGYKASAEQFGPRDLVEYAVLAEQVGLDSVWASDHFLPWRHTGGHAPAALPWMAAVGERTERVQIGTSVLTPTFRYNPAVLAQTFATMSLLTGGRIIAGVGTGEALNEIAVSGREWPEFKERFARLREAVRAMRALWTEDSVSFEGEYYTLVDATIYDRPEQPVPIYIAAGGPMVARYAGRHGDGFICTSGKGMELYTEKLIPGVEEGAAKEDRDAGTIDKMIEIKISYDRDPEAARENCRFWAPLSLTAEQKHSVGSSQEMERLADELPIEQITQRWIVASDPDEAVEQIRPYLDAGLNHLVVHGPGADQRRFLTQFSEDVLPKLRALA; encoded by the coding sequence GTGGATCTCAAGATCGGGTACAAGGCGTCGGCCGAGCAGTTCGGCCCGCGCGACCTCGTCGAGTACGCGGTGCTGGCCGAGCAGGTCGGGCTGGACAGCGTCTGGGCGTCGGACCACTTCCTGCCATGGCGGCACACCGGCGGGCACGCTCCCGCCGCGCTGCCGTGGATGGCGGCGGTGGGGGAGCGGACCGAACGGGTCCAGATCGGCACCTCGGTGCTGACTCCCACCTTCCGCTACAACCCGGCCGTTCTCGCGCAGACGTTCGCGACGATGTCGCTGCTCACCGGGGGCCGGATCATCGCCGGTGTCGGCACCGGCGAGGCGCTGAACGAGATCGCCGTCTCCGGCCGGGAGTGGCCGGAGTTCAAGGAGCGCTTCGCCCGGCTGCGCGAGGCGGTCCGGGCGATGCGCGCGCTGTGGACCGAGGACTCGGTCTCCTTCGAGGGCGAGTACTACACGCTGGTCGACGCCACGATCTACGACCGCCCCGAGCAGCCGGTCCCGATCTACATCGCGGCCGGCGGCCCGATGGTCGCGCGTTATGCCGGACGGCACGGAGACGGCTTCATCTGCACTTCCGGCAAGGGGATGGAGCTCTACACGGAGAAGCTGATCCCGGGCGTCGAGGAGGGCGCCGCGAAGGAGGACCGGGACGCCGGCACGATCGACAAGATGATCGAGATCAAGATCAGCTACGACCGGGACCCGGAGGCCGCCAGGGAGAACTGCCGGTTCTGGGCGCCGCTGTCGCTGACCGCCGAGCAGAAGCACTCGGTCGGCTCCTCACAGGAGATGGAGCGGCTGGCCGACGAGCTGCCGATCGAGCAGATCACCCAGCGCTGGATCGTCGCCTCCGACCCGGACGAGGCGGTCGAGCAGATCCGCCCCTACCTCGACGCCGGGCTGAACCATCTCGTCGTGCACGGGCCGGGCGCCGACCAGCGCCGTTTCCTCACCCAGTTCTCCGAGGACGTGCTGCCCAAGCTGCGGGCGCTGGCGTGA
- a CDS encoding enoyl-CoA hydratase/isomerase family protein: protein MSALERDGRVLRCRVSSGRHGTLDGAAMQEVTAALEKLADTDPADPDGVGAVLLHGDGENFCTGGDVRAFAGAEDRYGYVHDLADTFHAMLRPLVGSPVPTVAAVPGWAAGAGMSIVLACDLAVGGRSTRLRPAYPAIGFSPDGGMTWTLPRLVGAARARRILLTDEVLDADALTELGVLASVVDDDAVADEAAALAHRLAQGPTAALGRIRGLLGRTWESTLDDQLAAESDSIATCAAGPEGTEGLTAFTEKRRPRFH from the coding sequence GTGAGCGCACTGGAGCGCGACGGCCGGGTACTGCGCTGCCGGGTCTCCTCCGGCCGGCACGGCACCCTGGACGGCGCCGCGATGCAGGAGGTCACCGCGGCGCTGGAGAAGCTGGCGGACACCGACCCGGCCGATCCGGACGGCGTCGGGGCGGTGCTGCTGCACGGCGACGGCGAGAACTTCTGCACCGGTGGCGACGTGCGTGCCTTCGCCGGCGCCGAGGACCGCTACGGCTACGTGCACGATCTCGCGGACACCTTCCACGCGATGCTGCGACCGCTGGTCGGCTCGCCGGTCCCGACGGTCGCCGCGGTGCCGGGCTGGGCCGCCGGAGCCGGGATGAGCATCGTGCTGGCCTGTGACCTGGCGGTGGGCGGCCGGTCGACCCGGCTGCGCCCGGCCTACCCGGCGATCGGGTTCTCCCCGGACGGCGGGATGACCTGGACACTGCCGCGCCTGGTCGGCGCTGCGCGGGCCCGCCGGATCCTGCTCACCGACGAGGTGCTGGACGCCGACGCGCTGACCGAGCTCGGCGTGCTCGCCTCGGTGGTCGACGACGACGCGGTGGCCGACGAGGCCGCAGCGCTCGCGCACCGATTGGCGCAGGGTCCGACGGCGGCGCTCGGCCGGATCCGAGGGCTGCTGGGCCGCACCTGGGAATCGACCCTGGACGACCAGCTCGCGGCCGAGTCGGACTCGATCGCGACCTGCGCGGCCGGGCCCGAGGGCACCGAGGGGCTCACCGCGTTCACCGAGAAGCGGCGGCCCCGGTTCCACTGA
- a CDS encoding MerR family transcriptional regulator, protein MATVRPTEGDHAVQTPPPEGPGQAELFPDPLVGEGLDGVSDRLVGFRGPTACQVVGITYRQLDYWARTGLVVPSIRGAAGSGSQRLYSFKDVLVLKIVKRLLDAGVSLQNIRIAVEHLRRRGIRDLAGITLFSDGTTVYECTSPEEVVDLLQGGQGVFGIAVSGAMREISGVIKDFPAERADGGTVDESPEDELARRRSRRAIS, encoded by the coding sequence ATGGCCACGGTGCGGCCGACCGAGGGAGACCACGCGGTGCAGACGCCACCACCCGAGGGGCCGGGGCAGGCAGAGCTGTTCCCGGACCCGCTCGTCGGTGAGGGGCTGGACGGGGTGTCCGATCGCCTCGTCGGCTTCCGCGGCCCGACCGCGTGCCAGGTCGTCGGTATCACCTACCGGCAGCTCGACTACTGGGCACGGACCGGGCTGGTGGTGCCCTCCATCCGCGGGGCTGCCGGATCGGGCAGCCAGCGGCTGTACTCGTTCAAGGACGTACTCGTCCTGAAGATCGTGAAGCGGCTGCTCGACGCCGGGGTCTCGTTGCAGAACATCCGGATCGCGGTCGAGCACCTGCGCCGGCGCGGGATAAGAGATCTTGCCGGGATCACCCTGTTCTCCGACGGCACCACCGTCTACGAGTGCACCTCCCCGGAGGAGGTCGTCGATCTGCTGCAGGGCGGCCAGGGTGTCTTCGGGATCGCCGTCTCGGGCGCGATGCGCGAGATCAGCGGTGTGATCAAGGACTTCCCGGCGGAGCGGGCCGACGGTGGCACCGTCGACGAGTCCCCGGAGGACGAGCTGGCCCGGCGCCGGTCGCGGCGCGCCATCTCCTGA
- the gcvH gene encoding glycine cleavage system protein GcvH, translating into MSSEIPSDLTYTEAHEWVRDTGNGVVRIGITDHAQSQLGDVVFVQLPTVGDTLSVGDAMGEVESTKSVSDIYAPVPGEVVAVNEALDAGPELINSAPYGDGWIIDLRLADGATPAGPLDAEAYRRLAEGS; encoded by the coding sequence GTGAGTTCGGAGATTCCGTCGGACCTGACCTACACCGAGGCCCACGAGTGGGTGCGCGACACCGGGAACGGGGTGGTCCGGATCGGCATCACCGATCATGCCCAGTCGCAGCTGGGCGATGTCGTGTTCGTCCAGCTTCCGACGGTCGGCGACACCCTCTCCGTGGGCGACGCGATGGGTGAGGTCGAGTCGACCAAATCGGTGTCGGACATCTACGCCCCGGTGCCAGGCGAGGTCGTCGCCGTGAACGAGGCACTGGACGCCGGTCCGGAGCTGATCAACTCCGCTCCGTACGGCGACGGCTGGATCATCGACCTGCGGCTCGCCGACGGTGCGACGCCGGCCGGGCCGCTCGACGCAGAGGCCTACCGCCGGCTCGCCGAGGGCTCCTGA
- the recQ gene encoding DNA helicase RecQ has product MPTDEPVVPRVRSSDPQEVLRRVFGYDAFRGDQQEIVSHVVAGGDALVLMPTGGGKSLCYQVPALVREGTGVVVSPLIALMQDQVDALQALGVRAGFLNSTQDADERRLTEQEFLAGELDLLYLAPERLRVESTVRLLERGRIALFAIDEAHCVAQWGHDFRPDYLLLSELHGRWPDVPRIALTATATEATRTEIAQRLQLTDARHFVASFDRPNIQYRIAPKNEPRKQLLELLRAEHAGDSGIVYCLSRKSVEQTAEFLSGQGIRALPYHAGLEAAVRRNNQSRFLREDGLVMVATIAFGMGIDKPDVRFVAHLDLPKSVEGYYQETGRAGRDGEPSTAWLAYGLADVVQQRKMIDDSEGDAAHKRRLGMHLDAMLALCETTECRRVQLLRYFGQDAGTSRCGNCDTCLTPVSSWDGTVAAQKALSAVWRLKNERRQSFGAVHLIDILLGRRTAKVEQFSHDQLSVFGIGTELSEPQWRSVIRQLVARRLLAVGGLHSTLVFTDDSPAVMRGEKPLMLRSEPERAARSRSRSGPGSKPAVELSADAAPVFERLRSWRAGAAKEQGVPAYVIFHDATLREIASRTPADRAALGTIAGIGEGKLARYGDQVLEVLRGADA; this is encoded by the coding sequence ATGCCGACCGACGAGCCCGTCGTGCCCCGGGTGCGCAGCTCCGACCCGCAGGAGGTGCTGCGCCGGGTCTTCGGCTACGACGCGTTCCGCGGCGACCAGCAGGAGATCGTCTCGCACGTGGTCGCCGGCGGCGACGCGCTGGTGCTCATGCCGACCGGTGGCGGGAAGTCGCTCTGCTACCAGGTCCCGGCGCTGGTCCGGGAGGGCACCGGCGTCGTCGTCTCCCCGCTGATCGCGCTGATGCAGGACCAGGTCGACGCGCTGCAGGCGCTCGGCGTGCGGGCCGGGTTCCTCAACTCCACCCAGGACGCCGACGAGCGCAGGCTCACCGAACAGGAGTTCCTGGCGGGCGAGCTGGACCTGCTCTACCTGGCGCCGGAGCGGCTGCGGGTGGAGTCGACCGTCCGGCTGCTGGAGCGTGGCCGGATCGCACTGTTCGCGATCGACGAGGCGCACTGTGTCGCGCAGTGGGGCCACGACTTCCGGCCGGACTATCTGCTGCTCTCCGAGCTGCACGGGCGCTGGCCGGACGTCCCGCGGATCGCGCTCACCGCGACCGCGACCGAGGCCACCCGCACCGAGATCGCGCAGCGGCTGCAGCTCACCGACGCGCGGCACTTCGTCGCGAGCTTCGACCGGCCGAACATCCAGTACCGGATCGCCCCGAAGAACGAGCCGCGCAAGCAGCTGCTCGAACTGCTGCGCGCCGAGCACGCCGGGGACTCCGGCATCGTCTACTGCCTGTCCCGCAAGTCGGTCGAGCAGACCGCCGAGTTCCTCTCCGGGCAGGGCATCCGGGCGCTGCCCTATCACGCGGGACTGGAGGCGGCGGTGCGCCGCAACAACCAGTCCCGGTTCCTGCGCGAGGACGGCCTGGTGATGGTCGCGACCATCGCGTTCGGGATGGGCATCGACAAGCCGGACGTCCGGTTCGTCGCGCACCTGGACCTGCCCAAGTCCGTCGAGGGCTACTACCAGGAGACCGGCCGCGCCGGCCGGGACGGCGAGCCGTCGACGGCCTGGCTGGCCTATGGGCTCGCCGACGTCGTCCAGCAGCGCAAGATGATCGACGACTCGGAGGGCGACGCTGCGCACAAGCGCCGCCTGGGCATGCACCTGGACGCGATGCTCGCGCTCTGCGAGACCACCGAGTGCCGGCGGGTGCAGCTGCTGCGCTACTTCGGTCAGGACGCCGGAACCAGCCGGTGCGGCAACTGCGACACCTGCCTGACCCCGGTGTCGTCGTGGGACGGCACGGTCGCCGCGCAGAAGGCGCTGTCCGCCGTCTGGCGGCTCAAGAACGAGCGCAGGCAGAGCTTCGGCGCGGTGCACCTGATCGACATCCTGCTGGGTCGGCGGACGGCGAAGGTCGAGCAGTTCTCGCACGACCAGCTCTCCGTGTTCGGGATCGGCACCGAGCTGTCGGAGCCGCAGTGGCGCAGCGTGATCCGCCAGCTGGTGGCGCGCAGGCTGCTGGCCGTCGGCGGGCTGCACTCGACGCTGGTGTTCACCGACGACTCCCCCGCCGTGATGCGTGGCGAGAAGCCGCTGATGCTCCGCTCGGAGCCGGAGCGGGCCGCCCGCTCGCGCTCGCGTTCCGGACCGGGCTCCAAGCCCGCCGTCGAGCTGTCCGCCGACGCGGCGCCGGTGTTCGAGCGGCTGCGGAGCTGGCGTGCCGGCGCGGCCAAGGAACAGGGGGTGCCAGCCTACGTGATCTTCCACGACGCGACGCTGCGGGAGATCGCCTCCCGGACCCCGGCCGACCGGGCGGCGCTGGGCACGATCGCCGGGATCGGCGAGGGCAAGCTGGCCCGCTACGGCGACCAGGTGCTCGAGGTCCTGCGCGGAGCTGACGCGTGA
- a CDS encoding MEDS domain-containing protein: protein MIKLADDVSSGDHVCAIPESVEHLGEIASGFVAHGLARGEKVLFFDDDGAADGLLRRMTEDGHRIDEPLRTGQLEILPEEDTRRTFRTPLPDIHAGITGKVADALDAGWTGTRITGQMHAALDPSASGTLPEYDGLLARLIRENRENLSALCTFDHVHFPDESIDIMRALHRDHLAVAGAYDDGLLRIVRLGIGHARLAGEIDHSNRPKITSLLHQALDGTLRSADAPTDIGLDMASVRFVDVASAVALVHAAEGFPSTHRLVLHRVRPRVQRILDRCGAAFSPQLAFDDDPPRLAPPAQQVR from the coding sequence GTGATCAAGCTGGCGGACGATGTGTCGTCCGGTGATCACGTCTGCGCGATCCCGGAGAGCGTCGAGCATCTCGGGGAGATCGCGTCCGGGTTCGTGGCGCACGGGCTGGCCCGCGGCGAGAAGGTCCTGTTCTTCGACGACGACGGTGCGGCGGACGGCTTGCTGCGCAGGATGACCGAGGACGGTCACCGGATCGACGAGCCACTCCGCACCGGGCAGCTGGAGATCCTTCCGGAGGAGGACACCCGGCGGACCTTCCGCACCCCGCTCCCGGACATCCACGCCGGGATCACCGGCAAGGTGGCCGATGCGCTGGACGCGGGCTGGACCGGCACCCGGATCACCGGGCAGATGCACGCGGCGCTCGATCCCTCGGCGTCCGGCACGCTGCCCGAGTACGACGGGCTGCTCGCCCGGCTGATCCGGGAGAACCGGGAGAACCTCTCCGCGCTCTGCACGTTCGATCACGTGCACTTCCCGGACGAGTCGATCGACATCATGCGCGCGCTGCACCGTGACCATCTGGCGGTGGCCGGTGCCTACGACGACGGGTTGCTGCGGATCGTCCGGCTCGGGATCGGGCACGCCCGGCTGGCCGGCGAGATCGACCACAGCAACCGCCCGAAGATCACCTCGCTGCTGCACCAGGCACTCGACGGCACGCTGCGCTCGGCCGACGCCCCGACCGACATCGGGCTCGACATGGCCTCGGTCCGGTTCGTCGACGTCGCGTCGGCGGTGGCACTGGTGCATGCGGCCGAGGGCTTCCCGTCCACCCATCGGCTGGTGCTGCACCGGGTGCGCCCCCGGGTGCAGCGGATCCTGGACCGCTGCGGTGCCGCGTTCTCGCCCCAGCTCGCCTTCGACGACGATCCGCCCCGGCTCGCGCCACCCGCGCAGCAGGTCCGGTGA
- a CDS encoding AfsR/SARP family transcriptional regulator, whose translation MTPAHAESADLATERAPADRSTECSGPRVRVLGAFGLRVDDHPVPLPVDSRRLIAYLAVHPRPQPTAALAADLWSGVGPAPAARLLDEAVTGVDLPELLAADDRGRLHLADDVRVDLAEALLLVRGLSSADLLRTVRDIGCPQTGLLEADILPSWTAPWIAVERERFRQLRLSALEGLAGTLTAVDRHDDAVAVARRAVATAPSRERSRRALVEALLAGGHVSDALAEYEKFQQLLRNSVGATPDSELDRLLAPLDSGWPLGPGLHRPVQRWGVGMPGTHRPAQRGRRLAAGSPASGR comes from the coding sequence GTGACACCAGCACACGCCGAGTCCGCCGACCTCGCAACCGAGCGCGCGCCGGCCGACCGGAGCACCGAGTGCTCCGGCCCCCGGGTGCGGGTGCTGGGCGCGTTCGGCCTGCGCGTCGACGACCACCCGGTCCCGTTGCCGGTCGACTCGCGCCGGCTCATCGCCTACCTGGCCGTGCACCCGCGCCCCCAGCCGACCGCCGCACTGGCCGCCGACCTGTGGTCGGGCGTCGGCCCGGCCCCGGCGGCCCGGCTGCTGGACGAGGCCGTGACCGGGGTGGATCTCCCGGAGCTGCTGGCCGCCGACGACCGCGGCCGGCTGCACCTCGCCGACGACGTACGGGTCGATCTCGCCGAGGCGCTGCTGCTGGTCCGCGGGCTGTCCTCGGCCGATCTGCTGCGCACGGTGCGCGACATCGGCTGCCCGCAGACCGGCCTGCTCGAGGCCGACATCCTGCCGTCCTGGACGGCGCCGTGGATCGCCGTCGAGCGGGAGCGGTTCCGTCAGCTGCGGCTCTCCGCGCTGGAGGGCCTCGCCGGCACCCTCACCGCCGTCGACCGGCACGACGACGCGGTCGCCGTCGCTCGCCGCGCGGTGGCCACGGCCCCCAGCCGCGAGCGTTCCCGCCGCGCACTGGTCGAGGCCCTGCTGGCCGGCGGACACGTCTCCGACGCGCTGGCCGAGTACGAGAAGTTCCAGCAGCTGCTGCGCAACAGCGTCGGTGCCACCCCGGACTCCGAGCTGGACCGGCTGCTCGCCCCGCTCGACTCCGGCTGGCCGCTCGGGCCGGGCCTGCACCGCCCGGTGCAGCGCTGGGGTGTCGGGATGCCCGGCACCCACCGTCCGGCACAGCGCGGCCGCCGGCTCGCCGCGGGGAGCCCGGCCAGCGGACGCTGA
- a CDS encoding OsmC family protein has product MGAVTDTHSSPGSGPIPGGTLKDIQAPLKQQYRDDPGSAVVTLSADGELGAGVACKVTTGQALAEAGLHPATGGDGTQLCSGDMLLEALVACAGVTLRAVATALELDVSGGLRAEGDLDFRGTLGVAKDAPVGFRDIRLFLDVDVRSGDAAADPDTVATLVKLTERYCVVLQTIKGSATTSVEVRPAS; this is encoded by the coding sequence ATGGGTGCCGTGACCGACACTCATTCCTCCCCGGGGTCCGGCCCGATCCCCGGCGGAACGCTGAAGGACATCCAGGCTCCGCTCAAACAGCAGTACCGCGACGATCCCGGCTCCGCGGTCGTCACGCTGTCCGCGGACGGCGAGCTCGGCGCCGGGGTCGCCTGCAAGGTGACGACCGGCCAGGCACTCGCGGAGGCCGGGCTGCACCCGGCCACCGGTGGCGACGGGACCCAGCTGTGCTCCGGGGACATGCTGCTGGAGGCGCTGGTCGCGTGTGCCGGGGTGACGCTGCGGGCGGTGGCCACCGCGCTGGAGCTCGACGTCAGCGGTGGTCTGCGGGCCGAGGGTGATCTCGACTTCCGCGGCACGCTCGGTGTCGCGAAGGACGCGCCGGTCGGCTTCCGTGACATCCGGCTGTTCCTCGACGTGGACGTCCGCTCCGGGGACGCGGCGGCCGACCCGGACACGGTCGCCACCCTGGTGAAGCTGACCGAGCGGTACTGCGTGGTGCTGCAGACGATCAAGGGCAGCGCGACCACATCGGTCGAGGTCAGGCCCGCTTCCTGA
- the garA gene encoding glycogen accumulation regulator GarA → MTTNDPRDVPPERAPETTSVFRADFLADVEQPSAEPAVSGVDGLPAGSALLVVRRGPNAGSRFLLDVPTTSAGRHPDSDIFLDDVTVSRRHAEFRRDAGEFVVVDVGSLNGTYVNREPVDTAVLANGDEVQIGKFRLVFLTGPREGDPRG, encoded by the coding sequence GTGACCACGAACGACCCGCGCGACGTGCCGCCGGAGCGCGCACCGGAGACCACATCGGTCTTCCGGGCGGACTTCCTCGCCGATGTGGAGCAGCCGAGCGCCGAGCCCGCCGTCTCCGGCGTCGACGGGCTACCCGCCGGGTCGGCCCTGCTGGTGGTCCGGCGCGGTCCGAACGCCGGTTCGCGCTTCCTGCTCGACGTGCCGACCACCAGCGCCGGCCGGCACCCCGACAGCGACATCTTCCTCGACGACGTCACGGTGTCCCGCCGGCACGCCGAGTTCCGGCGTGACGCGGGCGAGTTCGTCGTGGTCGACGTCGGCAGCCTCAACGGCACCTACGTCAATCGCGAGCCGGTCGACACGGCGGTGCTCGCGAACGGCGACGAGGTCCAGATCGGCAAGTTCCGGCTGGTCTTCCTGACCGGCCCCCGCGAGGGCGACCCCCGGGGCTGA
- a CDS encoding ATP-binding protein → MKVNAVPRPPGFAHALVHADDTAELVRRVAPVAAAADRDTGAQIALAVSPDAEQALRAELADCAGGIGRLTTLTRSARESGQTVAAWRARELRALTSSGRPVFVVAQHDPDLDGIDGGFWIELEAALNISLDGLAVTQLCVYPRIPLHGAIGDAAVANHPLQLRAEQLTGNPAFRSPAEVLSALPFAPPHLLGPPDVQLQYNTFELSRVRDAVEEAARACRFDPVRGEDMVQAVNEVATNAVEHGSPEAALSVWSRPGELVCEVHDTGSIPLALIGLAPPHPSRPRGRGTWIARQLCDSLHVWRAHDGTRVRLLVRA, encoded by the coding sequence GTGAAGGTCAATGCGGTCCCCCGTCCACCCGGGTTCGCGCACGCGCTGGTGCATGCCGACGACACCGCGGAGCTCGTCCGCCGGGTCGCCCCGGTCGCCGCGGCCGCGGACCGCGACACCGGCGCCCAGATCGCACTCGCCGTCTCCCCCGACGCCGAGCAGGCGCTGCGTGCGGAGCTGGCCGACTGTGCGGGCGGGATCGGCAGGCTGACCACGCTGACCCGCTCGGCCCGCGAGTCCGGCCAGACGGTGGCCGCGTGGCGGGCCAGGGAGCTGCGGGCGTTGACGTCGTCGGGCAGGCCGGTGTTCGTCGTGGCGCAGCACGATCCGGACCTCGACGGGATCGACGGCGGGTTCTGGATCGAGCTGGAGGCCGCGCTCAACATCTCGCTGGACGGCCTGGCGGTCACCCAGCTCTGCGTGTATCCGCGGATCCCGTTGCACGGTGCGATCGGTGACGCCGCCGTCGCGAACCATCCGCTGCAGCTGCGCGCCGAGCAGCTGACCGGCAATCCGGCGTTCCGCTCACCGGCCGAGGTGCTCTCGGCGCTCCCGTTCGCCCCGCCGCATCTGCTCGGGCCGCCGGACGTGCAGCTGCAGTACAACACCTTCGAGCTGTCCCGGGTGCGCGACGCGGTGGAGGAGGCCGCCCGTGCCTGCCGGTTCGACCCGGTCCGCGGTGAGGACATGGTGCAGGCGGTGAACGAGGTGGCGACGAACGCGGTCGAGCACGGCTCGCCGGAGGCCGCGCTGTCGGTCTGGTCCCGCCCGGGTGAGCTGGTGTGCGAGGTGCACGACACCGGCTCGATCCCACTGGCCCTGATCGGGCTGGCGCCGCCGCACCCGTCGCGGCCCCGGGGACGCGGCACCTGGATCGCCCGCCAGCTCTGCGACAGCCTGCACGTGTGGCGGGCCCATGACGGCACCCGTGTCCGGCTGCTCGTCCGCGCCTGA
- a CDS encoding CDP-alcohol phosphatidyltransferase family protein: MGGESDTGRAAAVRRGAREARDTVRDTVRDSVHEVAGPPTGDDRLWTVPNALSMLRLAGVPLFLWLMLGPQADGWAVAVLAIGGFTDWLDGKLARVLDQYSRFGAMLDPAVDRLYILAALIGLAIRDIVPWWAVAALLARDVVLAVCVLVLRRRGYGPFEVIYLGKAATFVLLYAFPLLLLGDGPSAAETAVRVIAHAFAIWGVALYMWSGLLYIAQFVLALRSPFPPPTTRFDHPDGGR; encoded by the coding sequence GTGGGCGGGGAATCCGATACGGGCAGGGCCGCGGCGGTCCGACGCGGCGCCCGCGAGGCCCGGGACACGGTGCGCGACACCGTCCGGGACTCGGTACACGAGGTCGCCGGACCGCCCACCGGCGACGATCGGCTCTGGACGGTGCCGAACGCGCTGAGCATGCTGCGGCTGGCCGGCGTCCCGCTGTTCCTGTGGCTGATGCTGGGCCCGCAGGCCGACGGCTGGGCCGTCGCGGTGCTGGCGATCGGCGGCTTCACCGACTGGCTGGACGGCAAACTGGCCCGGGTCCTCGACCAGTACAGCCGGTTCGGCGCGATGCTCGATCCGGCGGTCGACCGGCTCTACATCCTCGCCGCACTGATCGGTCTCGCGATCCGCGACATCGTGCCGTGGTGGGCGGTGGCCGCGCTGCTGGCCAGGGACGTGGTGCTGGCGGTCTGCGTGCTCGTGCTGCGCCGCCGTGGCTACGGCCCGTTCGAGGTGATCTACCTGGGCAAGGCGGCGACCTTCGTGCTGCTCTACGCCTTCCCGTTGCTCCTTCTCGGTGACGGGCCGTCCGCCGCGGAGACCGCCGTCCGGGTGATCGCACACGCCTTCGCGATCTGGGGCGTCGCCCTCTACATGTGGTCCGGCCTGCTGTACATCGCGCAGTTCGTGCTGGCGCTGCGCAGCCCGTTCCCACCCCCGACGACCCGCTTCGATCACCCGGATGGCGGGCGCTAG
- a CDS encoding YiaA/YiaB family inner membrane protein translates to MSNSNAPSPVPATTAAFHLQAVLSFGVSLAAVVIGTFYLPVDGWVKAFLAIAVLYAITSAFTLAKCVRDKQESLTVVNRVDQARLEKLIAEHDPFRSVA, encoded by the coding sequence ATGTCGAACAGCAACGCTCCGAGCCCCGTCCCCGCCACCACGGCCGCCTTCCACCTGCAGGCGGTGCTGTCCTTCGGCGTCTCGCTGGCCGCGGTCGTCATCGGGACCTTCTACCTGCCCGTCGACGGGTGGGTGAAGGCCTTCCTCGCGATCGCGGTGCTCTACGCCATCACCTCGGCGTTCACGCTGGCCAAGTGCGTCCGCGACAAGCAGGAGAGCCTGACCGTGGTGAACCGGGTCGATCAGGCTCGGCTGGAGAAGCTGATCGCCGAGCACGACCCGTTCCGCTCCGTCGCGTGA